The following proteins are encoded in a genomic region of Pyrus communis chromosome 11, drPyrComm1.1, whole genome shotgun sequence:
- the LOC137707800 gene encoding pentatricopeptide repeat-containing protein At2g20710, mitochondrial-like, with product MSDSQNQYLTPGDIAVRLDLISKVYGLQQAEAYFNSIPDQLRNFKVYGALLFSYVENKSSEKAEIIFEKMNELGYLKGSLVYNAMLTLYSQIGKHEKLDILVKEMEEKGIDYDSYTLKIQLNSYAAISETDKLDKVLMKIEADPLVNVDWNGYVIAANGFLKAGLLEKASTMLRRSEQLIGNQTNKFAYEVFLNLYTAIGNKDEVYRIWNIYKNKVGLYNSGYLCMLSSLLKLGDIDSAETIVEEWESVAKFFDIRIPNLLITAYCKKGLLERAQLYIKRLEESGKELDAVAWTRLTTGYHMDRQMDKYVTGEPHKRDEEVSEELSRLLEASDHLTFDSYDKVGDYTYDESQVMALIK from the exons ATGAGTGATTCACAGAACCAGTATCTAACTCCGGGAGACATTGCGGTTCGGCTAGATTTGATCTCAAAAGTCTATGGCCTACAACAAGCTGAGGCGTACTTTAATAGCATCCCAGACCAACTGAGAAACTTCAAGGTGTATGGTGCTCTTTTATTCAGCTATGTAGAGAATAAATCTTCAGAAAAGGCTGAGATTATTTTCGAGAAGATGAACGAATTAGGTTATTTGAAAGGATCATTAGTTTATAATGCTATGCTTACCCTCTATTCTCAGATAGGTAAACATGAAAAGCTCGATATTCTGGTAAAGGAGATGGAAGAAAAGGGCATTGATTATGACAGTTATACATTGAAGATTCAATTGAATTCGTATGCAGCCATTTCTGAGACAGACAAGTTGGACAAGGTTTTAATGAAGATAGAAGCCGATCCTTTGGTCAATGTAGACTGGAATGGTTATGTTATTGCAGCAAATGGTTTCTTGAAAGCTGGCTTATTAGAGAAGGCTTCAACAATGCTTAGGCGATCAGAGCAACTCATTggcaatcaaacaaataaatttgcaTATGAAGTCTTCCTCAATTTATACACTGCTATTGGGAATAAAGATGAGGTTTATCGTATTTggaatatatacaaaaataaggTGGGATTATACAATTCTGGCTATCTTTGTATGCTAAGTTCATTATTAAAGCTGGGTGACATTGATAGTGCTGAGACGATTGTGGAGGAATGGGAATCTGTGGCCAAGTTTTTTGACATACGAATTCCCAACTTGCTGATCACTGCATACTGCAAGAAAGGTCTTTTGGAGAGAGCCCAATTATATATAAAGCGGCTTGAAGAGAGCGGTAAGGAGCTGGATGCAGTCGCATGGACTCGTTTGACAACCGGATATCATATGGATCGTCAGATGG ATAAGTATGTTACTGGTGAACCTCATAAGAGAGATGAGGAAGTATCAGAGGAACTTTCGAGATTATTGGAAGCGAGTGATCATCTTACATTCGATTCGTACGATAAAGTAGGAGATTACACATATGATGAATCTCAGGTTATGGCTTTGATAAAGTGA
- the LOC137707899 gene encoding E3 ubiquitin-protein ligase RMA1H1-like: MATEQNFPEVVARNNSVGQDKCSHEKWNTVSDGVADSDNKSCGTFDCSICLDSVQDPVVTLCGHLYCWPCIYKWLQFQSPSSENQDEQKLHQCPVCKAEVSESSLIPLYGRGQTTKPPKPSKGKAPPIGIVIPRRPFRPCGVETPRSAGTPTSPYVTPQLHYRSSPYGSQLNSPLRGPMNNPGVATTTINPGVGMFGEMVYARVFGNSLANFYTYSNSYNLAGSGSPRVRRHVMQADKSLSRICFFLFCCFMLCLLLF; encoded by the coding sequence ATGGCTACAGAGCAGAACTTTCCAGAGGTTGTGGCTCGAAATAACTCCGTTGGACAAGATAAATGTTCCCATGAAAAATGGAATACGGTGTCTGATGGAGTAGCAGATTCCGACAACAAATCCTGTGGCACCTTCGACTGCAGCATCTGCTTAGACTCTGTGCAGGATCCAGTGGTCACCCTCTGTGGTCACCTCTACTGCTGGCCTTGCATATACAAGTGGCTTCAGTTCCAGAGCCCGTCTTCCGAAAACCAAGATGAGCAGAAACTGCACCAGTGCCCTGTATGCAAAGCTGAAGTCTCCGAGTCATCTCTAATCCCACTCTATGGCCGGGGACAAACAACAAAACCCCCGAAACCCTCGAAAGGCAAGGCTCCTCCTATTGGTATAGTGATTCCGAGAAGACCCTTTCGTCCTTGTGGGGTTGAGACACCGCGATCAGCCGGTACCCCAACCAGTCCATACGTTACTCCACAACTTCATTATCGGAGTTCTCCTTACGGTTCACAACTAAACAGTCCCCTACGAGGCCCAATGAATAATCCGGGCGTCGCCACAACCACGATCAATCCAGGAGTTGGAATGTTTGGTGAAATGGTATATGCAAGGGTTTTTGGCAACTCTTTAGCAAACTTTTATACTTATTCGAATTCATATAATCTCGCGGGGAGCGGTAGTCCGAGGGTTAGAAGGCATGTAATGCAGGCTGATAAGTCGCTCAGCAGAATatgtttttttctcttctgttGCTTTATGTTATGCCTCCTTTTGTTCTGA